The Candidatus Phytoplasma asteris DNA segment GTCTTATTTTGATGTTTTACATAAATCAAAGAGTTGACAAAGTATTTCAAAACAAAATTTTGAGAATGTTTCGCAAAATGACTTTAAAAAGAATCTTTGTAATTAGAGAAATGGTTGTTAAAAAAAACATGATTCAAAAGTATCAAAAAGTTGCCAAAGTAACTAATAATTTTAATAATATCAGAAATTTTTTCAATCCTTTTCATTGGTTTAAAAAAATAATTTTTGACAAACCCTTAGAACTTATTTATCATCAAATAGGAGTTTCTTTGATTGCAATTACAGGCGAAGAAGTTTATAAAATTTATAGTAAAAAGATTTTTGAAACTGAAGAAGACCTCGAAAAAGATCTACAAAAAGTTTTAGATACTATCTCTAAAGTAAGTGCAGATCAAAGCGAAAAAGAGTAATTTACTTAACAAAAGAAATAGGTTTAACAATGAAAACATTTAATTGGTTTCCTGGTCATATGAAAAAAACTTTTGACCAAATTAAAAATAATTTATCTTTGGTTGATATTGTTTTAGTAATTTTGGATGCAAGAATTCCTCTTTCAAGCCTCAATTCTCAAATTTTTTCTTTAATTAACCAACGCCAAAAACCCCTCCTTATTTTGCTAAATAAATTTTCTTTAACTGATCCTTGTAAAATCAATAATTTTATCGCTAATTATCACAAAAAACAAATTCCTGTTTTAACAATTGATGCTATCAAATCCCCTAAACTTCAAGAAATATATCAAAAAGCTTTAACAACAATCAAAGCCAAAAATCCCCTTTTTAAATCTAGAAGAATAGCAACCCAAACTCCCAACATTAAAGCTATGATTGTAGGAACTCCCAATGTTGGCAAATCAACTTTAATTAACAGTTTTGCCCAAAAAAAAGTTTTAAAAACAGCTAATTTAGCAGGCACTACCAAACGCATTCAATGGATTGACATTGCTAAACCCAATATCCAGTTTTTGGATACTCCAGGAGTTTTGTGGCACAATTTTTCTGATCCTCGCATAAGTTTGGCATTAGCACTTGCAGGCTGCTTTAAAGATTCCATTTTACCTTTAGAAAAATTAGGCATTCACGCACTTTGCTATCTTATAAAACATTATGGTACCAATTTGCAAAAACGCTTCAATTTAGACCAAAATGATTTATCTAACCCTAATTTAGTTGATATTATCGGACAAAAAAGAAATATTTATACTAAAAATCAAAAAGTTGATCAATCTAGAGTTTATCAAATGTTATTGCAAGAAATAAGGCAAGGTAACTTAGGGAAATTAAATTTTGACTTAGATGTTTTATCTCTCTTTGAAAAACTTTTCTAAAACCCAACCAACCACCAAACCAAAAAATAGAAACGCAAAACAATTAATTACCCAAACTAACCATATCTTTTAATTGAGGGAGCCCAAAAAATGAAATCAAAAGTTATTATAGTAGAATCTCCTGCTAAAACCAAAACTTTAAGCCGTTTTTTAAATGACGAATTTTTAATTTTATCTTCCAAAGGTCATATTAGAGATTTGTCGCTAAAAGGCAAAGACAGAATGGGAATTGACATCGAAAAAGGATTTATTCCTAAATACAGCATTATCAAAGAAAAAGACAATATCGTAGAAACTCTTATCCAAAAAACTAAAGGCAAAGAAGTGCTATTAGCAACCGATCCTGATCGCGAAGGAGAAGCAATTGCTTGGCATTTATCACAAATTCTTAATTTAGACCCCCAAAAAACTAATAGAATTGTTTTTCGAGAAATTACCAAAGAAGCAGTCTTAAAAGCTTTGCAACAACCTCGCAAAATCGATGAACTATTAGTGTTTTCACAAGAAACTCGCAGAATGCTAGACCGTATTATTGGGTTTAAACTGTCGCGTTTGGTAAGGAGACTCAAATCACAATCAGCAGGAAGAGTGCAATCAGTTGCCCTTAAATTAATTGTTGATTTAGAAGAAAAAATAAAAGCTTTTGTCCCTGAAGAATACTATATTATTACTGCTTTTTTTAAAGATTTTCAAGCAGAATACCAAAATCCTTACAAAGGCAAAACCAAAGCCAAAGAAGCTTTTAAAATTGTCCAACAAATCACAGATAAACCCTTTTTAGTTAAAGAATTAAAACAAAAAGAAGCCAAACAATCACCCAAACCACCCTTTATTACATCTACCCTGCAACAAGAAGCCATCAACAGCCTAAATATAACTTCTAATCAAGTTATGAGAGTTGCTCAAAAACTTTATGAAGGAGTTGATATTTTAGGTGAATCTATAGGGTTAATTACTTATATGAGAACAGATTCGCAAAGACTTGCAGACAGCTTTGTTAAAGATGCTCAAAAATTAATTAAAACACAATATGGCAAAGAATATTTAGGTACTTACAAAACCAATAAAAAAGCTCAGTCGCAAGACGCTCACGAAGCTATAAGACCCACTGATTTATCCAAAACGCCTGAAAGCCTAGCCCCTCATCTTGATAAATACGAAAATAAACTCTATAAACTTATTTATCAAAGAACTTTGGCTTCTTTAATGACACCTGCCATATTTCAAAAAACCCAAGTTTTTTTTGAAGTTGCAAACCATCTTTTTTTAACTGAAGGTTTGATAAAAACTTTTGATGGCTATCAAAAAATTTTGCAAGATGGCACCAAAGACAAAATTATTCCTTCCTTTAAATTAAATGAAACTTATTTGCCTCAAGAAATCCAAAATTTACAAAAATTTACTAATCCTCCAGCACGCTTTTCTGAATCCACTTTGATTAAAACTTTAGAAAAACTAAATATTGGAAGGCCTTCTACTTACTCTCAAATCATTTTTACCCTCAAAAAAAGAATTTATGTTGATTTAGTAGAAAAACGTTTTGTTCCTACCGAACAAGGAATTTTGACTGCTAAAAACTTAGAATTGTTTTTCAAACAAATTATTGATGTTAAATATACTGCCAAAATGGAAGAAAATTTAGATAAAATCTCTTCAGGATTAGTTAATAATAAAGAATTATTGCAAGAATTTTATGATGCTTTCAAACAACTTTATCAAATAGCCGATCAAAAATTAGAAAAACCAAAAGATATCGAAACCGATCAAAAATGTAATTTATGCAATGCCCCTTTACTCATCAAAAAAGGACGCTATGGTATTTTTTTAGGTTGTAGTCGCTTTCCTGAATGTAAAAATATTGTTTCTTTAAAAGAAAAATCAAGTTCTGTAGAAACAAATCCTTCTATGCAAACCGATCAAAAATGTAATTTATGCAACGCTCCTTTACTCATCAAAAAAGGACGCTATGGTAATTTTTTAGGTTGCAGTCGCTTTCCTGAATGTAAAAATATTGTTAAAATTAAAAAAACTTAAGTTTTTTCAATGAAAAACATAAAAAATTTATTTCATATTTACAATATTTTCAAGTCATTTATATAACAAAAAAGACTATCGATTGATAGTCTTTTTTAATTTATGAATTTATTTAAAACTTTTTGGTTGCTTTTCCTTTTTTAATTTATATACAAAACGAACACATACAAAAACCATAAACATTAACATAATGAAATTAGCACTGAAATTGGCAAATCCATATGCATTATTTATTTTAATGCTTGTTTTTTCTTCATTTCCAAACCAAACATTTCTAAAGAAATAAAGGGCAGGTATTCTGAAAAGAAAAACACGACCAAAACTTAACAACAAATCATATTTAGGTTGTTTAGCTGCAATTAAGAAAGTAGAAAAAACTTCTAATTGATTAGTTAATAGACAAGTTGTTAAAAGAGCACCCAACAAAAAGGACTTAAATTCTGGGTTTTTTGCATGAAACATATCTAATGTCATTTGGTCTTTTTTTTCTTTGCCTAAATTTTTAAAAAATAAGCATAAATCATCACCAAAACCAAGCCCACAATATTCTTTAGGAGCACAAATTAAATAAGTAACTGCAAATACTAAAAAACAACAAAATGAGACAAGCATTAAAGTTTTAATTGCTCTTTTGTTATTTTTGTTCCCTAAGTTTTCAGAAACAATCATTAATTGTCCTTCTTTTAACGAAAACGATATTTGAGCAAATAAAGTAATAATGCTATCAGCAACTCCAATTGCACCTAAGCCGCCCAAACCTTTAAATTCGAAAGGAGTTCCAGCTAAAAATGGTTTATCAAATGTGCTATCTACCATAAATAAGGTAAACATTCTTCCGCCTTCATAAATAAATTTGCCTATTGTTAAAGTAATACTTAATTTCAAAATAGTTTTAAGTAATTTTTTGTCTTGGAAAAAAGTTTTAAAAGAAAAATCGCCTAAACTTAAAAATAAAGGATTTTTTTTGTTAAAAAGAGTGAAAAAAGCAACTATTGTAATAAATAAATAAGCAAGACATGAAGCTGTTTGCAACCCTAAAACATTGGGACACAACGCTTCTAAACCAATGACTTTGATGCCAAAACATAAAGTACTTAATCCAATTTTTAAACCCATCATAATACAGTTTAGAACCAAAATTTTTTTAAGTTTTCCCAAAATTCTTTCAATTCCTAAAAAGAAAACATTAATAGCAGCTAAAATAGTGCCCAACATTTGTAATCTAAAAGCGTTAATGCAAAGATTTTTTTCCTCAGTTGTTATTGCCTTTGGTACTCCGTTAATTACTTTTTCCTTTAAAAAAAGACTACAAATAGGGCTGGAAAAACCAACCATAACACAAGCTACAACCAAACTTACTATGAATAACAAAACAAAAACGCTAGATGCTATTTTACGAGCTTTTAAAGATTTGACATTTTTATTTTTACCCACTTCGCGCGAAATTAATGCAACTCCTGTAATTCCTAAACAA contains these protein-coding regions:
- the ylqF gene encoding ribosome biogenesis GTPase YlqF → MKTFNWFPGHMKKTFDQIKNNLSLVDIVLVILDARIPLSSLNSQIFSLINQRQKPLLILLNKFSLTDPCKINNFIANYHKKQIPVLTIDAIKSPKLQEIYQKALTTIKAKNPLFKSRRIATQTPNIKAMIVGTPNVGKSTLINSFAQKKVLKTANLAGTTKRIQWIDIAKPNIQFLDTPGVLWHNFSDPRISLALALAGCFKDSILPLEKLGIHALCYLIKHYGTNLQKRFNLDQNDLSNPNLVDIIGQKRNIYTKNQKVDQSRVYQMLLQEIRQGNLGKLNFDLDVLSLFEKLF
- the topA gene encoding type I DNA topoisomerase, which produces MKSKVIIVESPAKTKTLSRFLNDEFLILSSKGHIRDLSLKGKDRMGIDIEKGFIPKYSIIKEKDNIVETLIQKTKGKEVLLATDPDREGEAIAWHLSQILNLDPQKTNRIVFREITKEAVLKALQQPRKIDELLVFSQETRRMLDRIIGFKLSRLVRRLKSQSAGRVQSVALKLIVDLEEKIKAFVPEEYYIITAFFKDFQAEYQNPYKGKTKAKEAFKIVQQITDKPFLVKELKQKEAKQSPKPPFITSTLQQEAINSLNITSNQVMRVAQKLYEGVDILGESIGLITYMRTDSQRLADSFVKDAQKLIKTQYGKEYLGTYKTNKKAQSQDAHEAIRPTDLSKTPESLAPHLDKYENKLYKLIYQRTLASLMTPAIFQKTQVFFEVANHLFLTEGLIKTFDGYQKILQDGTKDKIIPSFKLNETYLPQEIQNLQKFTNPPARFSESTLIKTLEKLNIGRPSTYSQIIFTLKKRIYVDLVEKRFVPTEQGILTAKNLELFFKQIIDVKYTAKMEENLDKISSGLVNNKELLQEFYDAFKQLYQIADQKLEKPKDIETDQKCNLCNAPLLIKKGRYGIFLGCSRFPECKNIVSLKEKSSSVETNPSMQTDQKCNLCNAPLLIKKGRYGNFLGCSRFPECKNIVKIKKT
- a CDS encoding multidrug transporter; protein product: MTKNKVINKKDKISRLVLEGNLLKALWIISLPIIVFNVFKACFGSVDTFFGAGLEGATQSYIQFSKSAQSIVEAVGVCLGITGVALISREVGKNKNVKSLKARKIASSVFVLLFIVSLVVACVMVGFSSPICSLFLKEKVINGVPKAITTEEKNLCINAFRLQMLGTILAAINVFFLGIERILGKLKKILVLNCIMMGLKIGLSTLCFGIKVIGLEALCPNVLGLQTASCLAYLFITIVAFFTLFNKKNPLFLSLGDFSFKTFFQDKKLLKTILKLSITLTIGKFIYEGGRMFTLFMVDSTFDKPFLAGTPFEFKGLGGLGAIGVADSIITLFAQISFSLKEGQLMIVSENLGNKNNKRAIKTLMLVSFCCFLVFAVTYLICAPKEYCGLGFGDDLCLFFKNLGKEKKDQMTLDMFHAKNPEFKSFLLGALLTTCLLTNQLEVFSTFLIAAKQPKYDLLLSFGRVFLFRIPALYFFRNVWFGNEEKTSIKINNAYGFANFSANFIMLMFMVFVCVRFVYKLKKEKQPKSFK